A genome region from Sulfurovum sp. TSL6 includes the following:
- a CDS encoding DapH/DapD/GlmU-related protein — protein MYLMEQFYRKILKKEPPYYVKYSLTTIVWKPIRKYINVVIIPNTPFSNLRVILYRMLGFQIGNNVFIGMKCYLDDIDPQKTIIEDDVVISYGCYFACHGKGQGHTDIIIKRGAYLGMRSNVVSGKNGITIGEHAVIAAGSLVHKNVPSDTTVGGVPIKKIVYDK, from the coding sequence ATGTATTTAATGGAACAGTTTTACAGAAAGATACTGAAAAAAGAACCACCATATTATGTTAAATATTCTCTGACAACTATCGTGTGGAAACCTATTCGTAAATATATCAATGTTGTTATTATCCCTAATACCCCTTTTTCAAATCTTCGCGTAATACTGTATCGAATGTTGGGATTTCAGATCGGCAATAATGTATTTATAGGAATGAAATGCTACCTTGATGACATTGATCCTCAAAAGACAATTATAGAGGATGATGTTGTTATTTCATATGGTTGTTATTTTGCTTGCCATGGAAAAGGACAGGGGCATACGGATATTATCATTAAGAGGGGAGCTTATCTTGGGATGAGATCTAATGTGGTATCAGGTAAAAATGGCATTACAATAGGTGAACATGCCGTTATTGCAGCAGGTTCTTTGGTCCATAAAAATGTTCCCTCCGATACAACAGTAGGTGGGGTTCCCATAAAAAAGATTGTATATGACAAATAA
- a CDS encoding glycosyltransferase family 4 protein, whose product MTNKYVTIINQYIGSPYHGMEYRHYYLAKNLMSQGYKVTLVSGSYSHLFSSPPKVTKSVLKETIDGIEYIWIRIPEYKSSKSIGRIWNMLCFTWKLHFLKAVVPSHIIVSSPSLFPVKVGAKLAKKFHTKFLFEVRDIWPQTLVELSSLSSSHPLIKLMEHYEKFAYKKADKVISLLPAAKEHFEKQGMQKDKFVYLPNGIETEEQKSVSLSQEIREKIPTEKLIIGYSGTIGIANNLDYLIDVAEILKKNDEIHFMILGNGGEKKRLQERVKRLSLKNVTFLEAISKEEVTSFLTYIDVAFISLLPEKLFKFGVSPNKVFEYMYAKKPILWAIEAGNNLVEDAECGLSVPLNDVIALKESILRLKESGEDVLNELGQNGYNFVNMHHSYKMLAEKLINIIEE is encoded by the coding sequence ATGACAAATAAGTATGTAACAATCATCAATCAATATATCGGCTCTCCTTATCATGGAATGGAATATAGACATTATTATCTCGCCAAAAATTTGATGTCACAAGGGTATAAGGTGACTCTGGTGAGTGGATCATACTCACATCTTTTTTCTTCGCCTCCTAAAGTGACTAAGAGTGTTCTCAAAGAAACAATTGATGGAATAGAATATATATGGATTAGAATACCAGAATATAAATCATCAAAGTCTATAGGGCGCATATGGAATATGCTTTGCTTTACATGGAAATTACACTTTTTAAAAGCTGTTGTACCTTCTCATATTATTGTTTCTTCCCCCTCTCTCTTCCCTGTGAAGGTTGGTGCAAAATTAGCCAAAAAGTTTCATACAAAATTTTTATTTGAAGTTCGGGATATTTGGCCACAGACACTTGTGGAACTTTCAAGCTTGTCTTCTTCTCATCCACTCATAAAACTTATGGAACATTATGAAAAGTTTGCATATAAAAAAGCAGATAAAGTTATCTCATTGCTTCCTGCTGCGAAAGAGCATTTTGAAAAACAAGGTATGCAAAAAGATAAATTTGTGTATTTGCCAAATGGTATCGAAACAGAAGAACAAAAGAGTGTTTCTCTGTCTCAAGAGATCAGAGAAAAAATACCTACAGAAAAACTTATTATCGGATATAGTGGAACGATTGGGATAGCAAATAATCTTGACTACCTGATTGATGTTGCTGAGATTTTGAAAAAAAATGATGAAATACATTTCATGATTTTAGGTAACGGTGGGGAGAAAAAACGACTACAAGAACGCGTTAAGAGGTTATCTTTAAAAAATGTAACCTTTTTAGAAGCTATATCAAAAGAGGAAGTTACCAGTTTTTTAACATATATAGATGTTGCATTTATATCATTATTGCCTGAAAAGCTTTTTAAGTTTGGAGTCTCTCCTAATAAGGTTTTTGAGTATATGTATGCAAAAAAACCAATACTTTGGGCAATTGAAGCAGGGAATAATTTAGTAGAAGATGCTGAGTGTGGTTTAAGTGTTCCCTTGAATGATGTTATTGCATTAAAAGAGTCCATCTTGAGACTAAAAGAATCAGGAGAAGATGTTCTCAATGAATTAGGACAAAATGGATATAATTTTGTTAATATGCATCACAGCTATAAAATGTTGGCAGAGAAATTAATCAATATAATAGAGGAATAA
- a CDS encoding STT3 domain-containing protein, translated as MFKEKELGYKELGLLILVAYAFSFLVRMIWVWQFQDNPNFFWNDQLMINTNDGYFFASAVEYLLNGAHADNPRVPIAIDSYPGMVYTTYFLTKYTPFSLETVILYLPAVISSLVVIPLVLTGKLIKLPWVGFFSALLGSIVWSYYNRTMIGYYDTDMFSALLQFTVLYFFLLTIYVKDDKNVLWLAFTLLIYPYFYPQGLSLIYAIFILWTLYQLVFQREERNSYLFIIVASVALWAVPVWVKVVLIILAFAFLEQIKSKIDNKKFFYLTLLALLVFFFFGNVFSLIWGKVSIYLNRGVEESGLHFYQVIQTVREAGSISWETVSNRIIGHPILLVLSLFGYIFLVIKYKPFILALPLIGVGVFAHWAGLRFTVYAVPVAAFSVIYLFYILSQFVENKKMAYGVFIVLSILALQPNIKHIIGYKVPTVLNTQEVKDLDALNKIANSKDYTLSWWDYGYPIWFYSDTSSLIDGAKHHNDNFIISKIMQTSSPELVANLSRLAVETYVDSNYSTITNIMFKNKQKDQLDPNLFLSELEDSNYKLPKKTRDIYLYLPYRMLNIFPTVAVFGNLDLTTGQEERKIAFYPTQAMSNKNGMVTFSNGILFDTKKGMIRLGQQEKTVKHFIVTKNTKEGKVQLQSQLYHAEGDYTIVYMQSYGRFIVMDNETFNSTYVQMFMLEKYDSNLFELVVSSPYSKIYKLKK; from the coding sequence ATGTTCAAAGAGAAAGAATTAGGCTATAAAGAACTAGGATTACTTATTTTAGTTGCATATGCATTTAGTTTTCTGGTAAGAATGATATGGGTATGGCAGTTTCAGGATAATCCAAACTTTTTTTGGAATGATCAGCTAATGATCAATACAAATGATGGTTACTTCTTCGCTTCGGCAGTTGAATATTTACTCAATGGAGCACATGCAGATAATCCTAGAGTACCTATTGCAATCGATAGTTATCCCGGGATGGTATATACAACATATTTTTTAACAAAATATACACCATTCTCATTAGAAACAGTGATACTTTATCTCCCTGCAGTCATATCAAGTTTGGTTGTTATTCCTTTGGTATTGACGGGGAAACTTATCAAATTACCATGGGTTGGTTTCTTCTCAGCACTTTTAGGTTCTATTGTATGGAGTTATTATAATCGTACGATGATAGGATATTATGACACGGATATGTTCTCTGCATTGTTGCAATTTACTGTTTTATATTTTTTCTTATTGACTATTTATGTCAAGGATGATAAAAACGTATTATGGCTAGCTTTTACATTATTAATTTACCCATACTTTTATCCTCAAGGGTTAAGTCTTATTTATGCTATTTTTATATTGTGGACACTATATCAGCTTGTTTTTCAAAGAGAGGAAAGAAATAGTTATTTATTTATTATAGTAGCTTCTGTAGCACTTTGGGCTGTTCCTGTATGGGTGAAAGTTGTTTTGATTATTTTGGCTTTTGCATTTTTAGAACAGATAAAAAGTAAAATAGATAATAAAAAGTTTTTTTACCTCACTTTACTTGCATTACTTGTATTCTTTTTCTTTGGTAATGTATTTTCCTTGATATGGGGGAAAGTAAGTATTTATTTAAATCGTGGCGTTGAAGAGAGCGGGTTACATTTTTATCAAGTGATACAAACAGTAAGAGAAGCGGGAAGTATTTCCTGGGAAACAGTCTCAAATAGAATTATTGGGCATCCTATTTTATTGGTATTGAGTCTTTTCGGTTATATTTTTTTGGTTATAAAATATAAGCCGTTTATTTTGGCTTTACCACTTATTGGTGTAGGTGTTTTTGCACATTGGGCGGGATTAAGATTCACTGTTTACGCTGTACCTGTTGCAGCATTTTCTGTTATATATCTTTTTTATATCTTATCTCAGTTTGTTGAGAACAAAAAAATGGCTTATGGGGTATTCATAGTATTATCGATATTGGCATTGCAACCCAATATTAAACATATTATAGGGTATAAGGTTCCTACAGTTTTAAATACTCAAGAAGTAAAAGATTTAGATGCCCTCAATAAAATAGCAAATTCTAAAGATTACACGCTAAGCTGGTGGGACTACGGATATCCTATTTGGTTTTACTCTGATACTTCTAGTTTAATTGATGGGGCGAAACATCATAATGATAATTTTATTATCTCTAAAATTATGCAAACATCTTCTCCGGAACTTGTTGCCAATTTAAGTCGTTTAGCTGTAGAGACATATGTGGATTCTAATTACTCTACTATTACGAATATCATGTTTAAGAACAAACAAAAAGATCAGCTTGATCCTAATCTTTTTTTGTCGGAACTAGAAGATTCAAACTATAAACTTCCTAAAAAAACAAGAGATATCTATCTCTATCTCCCTTATCGAATGCTAAATATTTTCCCTACTGTGGCAGTTTTTGGGAATTTGGATTTAACTACTGGGCAGGAAGAGAGAAAAATTGCTTTTTATCCTACACAAGCTATGAGTAATAAAAATGGGATGGTAACTTTTAGTAATGGCATTTTGTTTGATACAAAAAAAGGTATGATCAGATTAGGACAACAAGAAAAAACTGTGAAACATTTTATAGTGACAAAAAATACTAAAGAAGGGAAAGTCCAACTGCAGTCTCAGCTTTATCATGCTGAGGGTGACTATACTATTGTTTATATGCAAAGTTATGGGCGGTTTATTGTAATGGACAATGAAACATTTAACTCGACCTATGTACAGATGTTTATGTTAGAGAAGTATGATAGTAATCTTTTTGAGCTTGTCGTCTCATCACCTTATAGCAAAATTTATAAACTCAAAAAATAG
- a CDS encoding sugar transferase, translated as MLSRVEKIQKRVFDLLLSIIGIVLTWWIILLAWMIASIETRGNGMFSQKRVGKKGKLFRVFKIKTMKDIPGINTTVTTNRDARITTSGAFFRKTKIDELPQLFNVLLGTMSFVGARPDVPGFADQLEGEDRVILELAPGITGPSSLRYKDEEALLAKQKDPEKYNKEVIWPDKVQINKAYIKDWSLKKDVEYIIKTIIG; from the coding sequence ATGTTAAGCAGAGTAGAAAAAATTCAAAAAAGAGTTTTTGATCTTCTGTTGTCTATTATTGGGATTGTTTTGACATGGTGGATTATATTGTTAGCATGGATGATTGCCAGTATCGAGACTAGAGGTAATGGCATGTTTTCACAAAAACGCGTAGGAAAAAAGGGAAAGCTGTTTAGGGTTTTTAAAATAAAGACGATGAAAGATATCCCCGGTATAAATACAACTGTAACCACCAATAGAGATGCTCGTATCACAACAAGTGGCGCCTTTTTCCGGAAAACCAAGATAGATGAGCTTCCTCAACTTTTTAATGTACTTTTGGGCACGATGAGTTTTGTAGGGGCACGACCAGACGTACCTGGTTTTGCAGACCAACTAGAAGGTGAGGATAGAGTGATATTGGAATTGGCACCGGGCATCACAGGACCATCTTCGCTGAGATATAAAGATGAAGAAGCACTTTTGGCTAAACAAAAAGACCCGGAAAAATATAATAAAGAAGTGATTTGGCCAGATAAGGTTCAGATAAATAAAGCCTATATTAAAGATTGGTCACTCAAAAAAGATGTAGAATATATAATAAAAACAATTATAGGATAA
- the pglE gene encoding UDP-N-acetylbacillosamine transaminase — MDRIFLSPPHMSGKEQQYISEVFESNYIAPLGEFVNRFESSICNCTGTKHALALSCATAGLHLALCVLGVENGDYVLASSFTFIGSVNAILYQNAKPIFVDSDESWNISPKLLKEAIQKSPRKPKALIITHLYGQLCKLDEIITICKEEGIFLIEDAAESLGASYQGKQSGTFGDMGVYSFNGNKILTTSGGGMLVSDNEEWVAKAQFLSTQAKENFLHYEHKEVGYNYRMSNILAAIGVAQMEVLDERVNRRREIFDLYQKVLGTYEEIQFMPEIEGSRGNRWLSTLTLKKTDPKKIITVLEEANIESRPLWKPMHMQPLFSDAMAIEDGTSQTFFEQGICLPSGSSMSDEDVMRVCDAIKKAIK; from the coding sequence ATGGATAGAATTTTTCTTTCTCCACCACACATGAGTGGTAAAGAACAGCAGTATATATCTGAAGTGTTTGAGAGTAACTATATTGCTCCACTCGGAGAGTTTGTGAACCGTTTTGAAAGCAGTATCTGTAACTGTACAGGCACCAAACATGCACTAGCTCTCTCTTGCGCGACTGCAGGGTTACATTTGGCTTTGTGTGTATTGGGTGTAGAAAATGGAGACTATGTGTTGGCTTCTAGTTTTACGTTCATCGGTTCTGTGAATGCTATTTTGTATCAGAATGCAAAGCCTATATTTGTAGATAGTGATGAGAGCTGGAATATCTCACCCAAACTTCTAAAAGAAGCGATTCAGAAGTCACCCAGAAAACCTAAAGCACTTATTATTACCCACCTCTATGGACAGTTGTGTAAACTGGATGAAATTATTACTATCTGTAAAGAGGAGGGTATCTTTCTGATAGAAGATGCCGCAGAATCTTTGGGTGCGAGTTATCAAGGTAAACAGAGTGGTACGTTTGGCGATATGGGAGTATATAGTTTTAACGGTAATAAAATCCTCACTACTTCTGGTGGAGGTATGCTGGTGAGTGACAATGAAGAGTGGGTAGCCAAAGCACAGTTCCTTTCTACACAAGCTAAAGAGAATTTTTTGCATTATGAGCATAAAGAGGTTGGATACAATTATCGTATGTCAAATATTTTAGCCGCCATTGGTGTGGCACAAATGGAAGTGTTAGATGAACGTGTGAATAGAAGACGAGAGATATTCGACCTCTATCAAAAAGTACTTGGCACATATGAAGAGATACAATTTATGCCAGAGATTGAAGGCAGTAGAGGAAACCGCTGGTTAAGTACTTTGACATTAAAAAAAACTGACCCTAAAAAGATCATCACTGTATTGGAAGAAGCCAATATAGAAAGTCGTCCACTTTGGAAACCGATGCACATGCAGCCACTGTTTTCTGATGCGATGGCCATAGAGGATGGGACATCACAAACATTTTTTGAACAAGGAATCTGTCTGCCAAGTGGGAGTAGCATGAGTGATGAAGATGTTATGAGGGTTTGTGATGCAATTAAAAAGGCGATAAAATGA
- a CDS encoding UDP-N-acetylglucosamine 4,6-dehydratase family protein yields the protein MKGLFRPTSLKRMVFFLIADLILSGVTLYLAYLLRFNFQIPEEFLDSFWLTYGVITGAKVFFLFMLKNYFIIWRFFSFYDARNIFKAHILAYMFFIVIYLVFKEYFTPFPRSVIIIDFFLSLIFIGGLRGVKRFITEGRRQYSMKPTLIIGVNSKTNTIIQSALKEEIDYYPAAIISTEEDEKMADGYINNVKVFDMSALTTIIEKKNISAAILTEKLAQNELKHLVDRLNKAGVTEIKQVKILGSEHEKLENLSIEDLLARHPKDLDLDTISSFVKDKSILITGAGGSIGSEIARQCQKFEASSLILVDNSEYNLYQIGEQIENAKLKLLSVTDKKNLEAVFKEAKPQIVIHAAAYKHVPICEENQEMAVLNNVLGSKNVIDLSIENGVEKVVVISTDKAVRPTNVMGATKRVTELYANNVDAKGTEIVAVRFGNVLGSSGSVIPKFKQQIEAGGPVTVTHPDITRYFMLISEACQLVLQTAAIAKGGELFILDMGEAVKIAELAQQMIRLYGKEDEVEIAFTGLRPGEKLYEELLLDESEQETQYSSIFISKPTQYEISKLTQDIEVLLEAEDKVKALQKIVPEYIRNIHI from the coding sequence ATGAAAGGCTTGTTTCGCCCAACATCATTAAAAAGAATGGTCTTTTTCCTTATTGCAGATCTCATTCTTTCAGGGGTCACGCTTTATCTTGCATATTTATTGCGCTTCAATTTTCAGATACCAGAAGAATTTTTAGATTCTTTTTGGCTGACCTATGGTGTGATTACAGGGGCAAAGGTCTTTTTTCTTTTTATGCTTAAAAACTATTTTATTATTTGGAGATTTTTTAGTTTTTATGATGCAAGAAATATATTTAAAGCACATATATTGGCGTATATGTTTTTTATCGTCATTTATTTGGTTTTTAAAGAATATTTTACTCCGTTCCCCCGTAGTGTTATTATAATAGATTTCTTTTTGTCTCTTATTTTTATAGGTGGGTTAAGGGGAGTGAAACGTTTCATTACTGAGGGACGTAGACAGTATTCGATGAAACCGACTCTTATTATTGGTGTAAACAGTAAGACAAATACGATTATTCAGAGTGCTTTAAAAGAAGAGATAGATTATTATCCCGCTGCTATTATTTCCACTGAAGAAGATGAAAAAATGGCAGATGGATATATCAATAATGTAAAAGTTTTTGATATGTCTGCACTGACAACAATCATAGAGAAAAAGAACATTTCAGCAGCGATCCTTACTGAGAAATTAGCACAAAATGAACTTAAACACTTGGTTGACAGATTAAACAAGGCTGGAGTAACTGAGATCAAACAGGTTAAGATCTTAGGTTCAGAGCACGAAAAGCTTGAAAATCTTTCGATTGAAGATCTATTAGCACGTCACCCCAAAGATCTTGATCTTGATACGATCTCCTCTTTTGTGAAAGATAAATCTATTCTTATCACAGGAGCCGGAGGGAGCATAGGCTCAGAGATAGCCAGACAGTGTCAGAAGTTTGAAGCTTCATCCCTCATTTTGGTAGACAACAGTGAATACAATCTCTATCAGATAGGGGAACAGATAGAAAATGCCAAACTGAAACTGTTGAGTGTTACAGATAAAAAGAATTTAGAGGCTGTTTTTAAAGAAGCCAAACCACAGATAGTGATACATGCAGCAGCCTATAAGCATGTACCTATCTGTGAAGAGAACCAGGAGATGGCTGTCTTGAACAATGTGTTAGGTAGTAAAAATGTCATAGATCTAAGTATAGAAAATGGTGTAGAAAAGGTAGTGGTCATCTCCACCGATAAAGCGGTACGCCCAACCAATGTCATGGGCGCTACCAAGAGAGTGACAGAACTCTATGCCAATAATGTTGATGCAAAAGGAACCGAAATAGTAGCGGTGCGCTTTGGGAATGTATTGGGCTCAAGCGGCTCGGTCATTCCCAAGTTTAAACAGCAAATAGAAGCAGGTGGTCCTGTGACAGTAACACATCCTGATATTACGCGTTATTTCATGCTGATATCTGAAGCATGCCAGTTGGTATTGCAAACGGCTGCGATAGCCAAAGGGGGTGAACTGTTTATATTGGATATGGGAGAAGCTGTCAAAATTGCAGAATTGGCACAGCAGATGATACGGCTTTATGGCAAAGAGGATGAAGTGGAAATTGCTTTTACAGGATTGCGTCCTGGAGAGAAGCTTTATGAAGAGTTACTACTGGATGAAAGTGAACAAGAAACTCAATATAGTTCGATTTTTATTTCAAAACCTACGCAGTATGAGATCTCAAAACTGACTCAGGATATTGAGGTATTACTGGAAGCAGAAGATAAGGTGAAGGCACTTCAAAAGATTGTCCCGGAGTATATCAGAAATATTCATATATAA
- a CDS encoding helix-hairpin-helix domain-containing protein, producing the protein MYKKIIAGFLIFATSALFGMSLNQLNSASKEELMEVKGIGAAKAAAIIAEREKSAFTSFDDFQRVKGIGAKAALNVKEYVK; encoded by the coding sequence ATGTATAAGAAAATAATAGCGGGATTTTTAATTTTTGCTACATCGGCACTGTTTGGAATGAGTCTGAATCAGCTTAACAGCGCATCTAAAGAAGAGTTGATGGAAGTCAAAGGTATTGGTGCCGCTAAGGCAGCAGCAATTATAGCAGAGAGGGAAAAGAGTGCATTTACCTCATTTGATGATTTTCAAAGAGTCAAAGGAATTGGAGCAAAGGCTGCGTTAAATGTGAAAGAGTATGTCAAGTAA
- the gltX gene encoding glutamate--tRNA ligase: MTVTRFAPSPTGYLHIGGLRTALFSWLTAQHNRGQFLLRIEDTDMARNSEEATEAILKAFEWVGMSHDGDVVYQSKRFDLYKKYIDQLLEEGKAYKCYMSKEELDALREEQMAKKERTRYDGRYRDFTGTPPEGVEPVIRIKAPQEGTISFVDGVKGEMNIAASEVDDFVIARADGAPTYNFVVAIDDALMGLTDVIRGDDHLYNTPKQIVVYNALGFPIPRFNHVAMINNEQGKKLSKRDGATDVMEYKAMGYLPEALLNFLVRLGWSHGDQEIFSLEEMIALFDPKNINKSSSNYNLDKLLWLNAHYIKNTPNDELAVLLKDFGVDIHGHDKLELLLDATKERGKTLVDLAEQINLILTTPAQYDEKASKKAFKGEAKEILNDFASMLKNWDKTLHLPCDYHEVMEKLVETKEIGFGKIGMPLRVSLLGSMTGSGLDEIMAILGVDETVARIEKAIATIE; encoded by the coding sequence ATGACAGTTACACGTTTTGCACCTTCTCCTACAGGTTATCTTCACATCGGTGGGCTTAGAACAGCACTCTTTTCCTGGCTTACAGCACAGCATAACAGAGGTCAGTTTTTACTTCGTATAGAAGATACCGATATGGCACGTAATTCCGAAGAAGCGACAGAAGCGATACTCAAAGCATTTGAATGGGTAGGGATGAGTCATGATGGTGATGTGGTGTATCAGTCCAAAAGATTTGATCTTTATAAAAAATACATTGATCAGCTCCTTGAAGAGGGCAAGGCCTATAAGTGCTATATGAGTAAAGAGGAGCTTGATGCATTACGTGAAGAGCAGATGGCAAAAAAAGAGCGAACACGTTATGATGGACGCTATCGTGACTTTACCGGTACGCCACCAGAAGGTGTTGAACCGGTTATCCGCATCAAAGCACCTCAAGAAGGGACGATCTCTTTTGTGGATGGAGTGAAAGGTGAGATGAACATAGCCGCATCTGAAGTAGATGACTTTGTGATTGCTAGAGCAGATGGCGCACCCACATATAATTTTGTCGTTGCCATAGATGATGCATTGATGGGCTTGACAGATGTGATCCGTGGGGATGACCACCTCTACAATACTCCGAAGCAGATCGTTGTTTATAATGCACTTGGATTTCCAATTCCTAGATTTAATCATGTTGCGATGATCAACAATGAACAGGGCAAAAAACTCTCTAAAAGAGATGGGGCTACGGATGTCATGGAATATAAAGCAATGGGGTATCTTCCTGAAGCACTTTTGAACTTTTTGGTACGCCTTGGCTGGAGTCACGGAGACCAGGAGATCTTCAGCCTGGAGGAAATGATAGCGTTGTTTGATCCTAAAAATATTAACAAGAGTTCATCCAACTATAATCTGGATAAACTGCTTTGGTTGAATGCGCACTATATTAAAAATACGCCAAATGATGAGCTTGCAGTGCTGCTTAAAGATTTTGGTGTGGATATCCATGGCCACGATAAGTTGGAATTGCTCCTTGATGCAACAAAAGAAAGAGGGAAAACACTGGTAGATCTTGCAGAGCAGATCAATCTTATACTTACGACACCTGCTCAGTATGATGAAAAGGCTTCCAAAAAAGCGTTTAAAGGTGAAGCCAAAGAGATCTTGAATGATTTTGCTTCAATGTTAAAAAACTGGGATAAAACATTGCACCTTCCTTGTGATTACCATGAAGTGATGGAAAAACTTGTTGAGACAAAAGAGATAGGTTTTGGGAAGATTGGTATGCCACTTCGTGTGAGTCTACTTGGTTCCATGACAGGGTCCGGGCTTGATGAGATCATGGCTATTTTAGGTGTGGACGAAACGGTAGCGCGCATCGAAAAAGCGATTGCAACGATAGAGTAA
- a CDS encoding MqnA/MqnD/SBP family protein, whose protein sequence is MLFGSISYLNLLPFQVFLKRYISNNASKMTFRYKRAVPSQINKALQRREVNAAFISSVASVNCKCTDLGIIADQKVYSVLLLEGENEMDPASATSNQLARVLGLKGKVLIGDAALKHYLHEGEGIDLAEAWYKETGLPFVFARLCYNKHDEAIQKLARTFAQTKVKIPQYILKKEAKKRDITPKQLTWYLSHIHYKMDDKAKKSLKLFLKKSKKVRHPRT, encoded by the coding sequence GTGTTATTTGGGTCTATCAGCTATCTTAATCTTCTACCTTTTCAAGTGTTCTTAAAACGCTATATCTCTAACAATGCCTCTAAAATGACCTTTCGCTACAAACGTGCTGTACCTTCACAGATCAATAAAGCACTACAAAGAAGAGAAGTCAATGCCGCATTTATCTCTTCTGTCGCCTCAGTGAACTGTAAATGTACGGATTTAGGTATCATCGCAGATCAAAAAGTCTATAGTGTTTTACTTTTAGAAGGAGAAAATGAAATGGATCCGGCATCAGCCACTTCCAATCAACTTGCACGTGTGTTAGGACTTAAAGGAAAAGTACTTATAGGAGATGCTGCACTCAAACATTATCTCCATGAGGGAGAAGGTATTGACTTGGCTGAAGCTTGGTACAAAGAGACAGGTCTTCCTTTTGTGTTTGCCAGACTCTGTTATAATAAACATGACGAAGCTATACAAAAACTGGCCCGTACATTTGCACAAACCAAAGTAAAGATCCCACAATACATCCTCAAAAAAGAAGCAAAAAAAAGAGATATTACCCCTAAGCAACTTACGTGGTATTTGAGTCATATCCACTATAAGATGGATGATAAAGCGAAGAAATCTTTGAAGTTGTTTTTAAAGAAAAGCAAAAAAGTCCGTCATCCTCGTACTTGA